The genomic segment GCCGCTCACAGGACCCCGTCTGCCCGAAGAGAAGGTTAGCCCCTTTCTCACTCCGAGAGCTTGCGGACGACGTCCTGGACGGCCCGCTCGACTTCCGCGGACATCGGCGCCCCGAGCTCGAACTGCCTGGCCGAGATCCCCACGACGACGAGGCTCCGGGGAAGCAGGCCGAGCGCCCGCGCGAGCTCGATCCCCTCGGCCACTCCCGCGCCGTGCGTCGTCGCCCAGTTCAGGTGGGCGGGGAGCGACGCGGCGACGGCGTCGGTTTCGACGATCGTGCCTGACGGGTCGCTCGAGACGACGGCGTCGACGACCACGACGTCGTCGTCGGGACCCCAGAGCCCGATCAGGCCGGGAGCGTCGCCTCCGTGCTCGTGAAGGACGAGGGAAGGAGAGGGGGCGAGGCGGCGGACCGTTTCCCAGCCAGCCGCGTCGTCCCCGCGAAGGTCGTTCCCGACGCCGATGACGATGCGCGCCATGCGCGCACAGTCTCTCTCAGTCCCTTCATCGCACCCGCCAGATTCCCGTCCCGCGAGCGAGGAGATTCACCCTGACAGCCCCCGGACCTCCGCTCGGATCACCGGCGGCACCGTCCGCGAAGACCCTCTCGAACGAGGTCCCCTCCACCGCGTACGGCCCCGCCGAGACGAATCCGTCCGAGAGGTTGTGAACGACGAGGACGGTCTCCTCTGGGCTCTGGCGGAGGAAGGCCAGGGCGGACGACGCACCCGTCACCGGGGAGAGCAGGACGAGCTCTCCCTTCGCGAGCGCCGGGGCCGCCTTCCGCGCCCGGATCAGGTTCCGGTAGTGAGAGAAGAGCGAGGCCGGATCGCCGGACTGCGACGCGACGTTCGCCGCCTCGCGGCCGGGAGCGAATCCGAACCACGGCGCCCCCGTCGTGAATCCCCCGCCGGGGGTCGCGTCCCACGGCATCGGCGTCCGCTTCGACTCGTCGCCGCCGGTCGGGCCGTTCTCGATCCCGACCTCCTCGCCGTAGTAGAGGAACGGCGCGCCCGGGAGCGTCAGGAGGATCGCCGCCGCGTTGCGGAGACGGCCCGGGTTTCTCCCGAGCTGCGTGGCGAGGCGGACCTGGTCGTGGTTCGTCAGGAAGGGCGCGTCGAGGACGCCCTTCGGATAGACCTTCTGAACCTCGTCGAGCTTGCCGGCGATCAGCGTGGAGTTGCCCTCCGCCACGGCGCGCAGGATCCGGTCGGACAGCGGGAAGTTGAAGCTCGCCGGCAGCTCGTCCCCGCCGGGAACGGAAGGAGCGCCGTAGTAGCTCGCGATGACCTTCGTGTCGGCCCAGTTCTCGCCGACGAGGAGCGCCCCGGGCTTGACCCGCCGCACGTGCGCGGAGAGCTCCTTCAGTGCCGCGTGCGTCTCGGGCGTGTCGGCCTGCCCCGGACCGCCGCCGGTCTCGACGAGATACCGCGTCGCGTCGAGGCGGAAGCCGTCGACGCCCCGCTCGAGCCAGAGGGAGGCGAGCTTCTTCACCTCCTCGCGAAGCGCCGGAGAGCGCCAGTTGAGGTCGGGCATGCCACCCCAGAAGACCCCGTAGTAGTACGCGTCACCGCTGCGATGCCAGGTCCCGGTGTTGCCGCCCCACGGCTGCTTCCAGCCCGGGTCCGTCGGGCTCCAGACGTAGAAGTCCCGAGTGGGCGACTCCGGCGACGAGGCGGCGGAGACGAACCACGGGTGCCCGGAACCGCTGTGGTTGACGACGAAGTCGACGATGACCCGGATCCCTCGCCGGTGCGCCTCGTCGAGGAGCCTCAGGAAGTCGGCGTTCGTGCCATAGTCCGGGTTGATTCTTCCGTAGTCGGTGGTGTCGTAGCCGTGATAGCTGGGGGACTCGAAGACCGGCATGAGCCAGAGGGCGTCGACGCCCAGGTCCGTCGTCGTCTCCGGCTTGCCGTCGTTGAGGAAATCGAGGCGGGAGATCAGTCCGTTGATGTCGCCTTTTCCGTCCCCGTCCGAGTCCTGGAAGCTCCTGACGAAGACCTCGTAGAACACGGCGCCGTGCGCCCAGGCGTGGTTCCACGCGGTTGCCTGGGACCGTGCCGGAACCGGTACGGTGTCGCGCTCGGCCGTCGACCGGTGCCCGCAGGTGAGCGCCGCCAGGGCCATCGGGAGAGCGAGCAGGAGTCGAAGAGAACGCATGGAGACCTCCGGGCCACGGCCCGGGGGAAGGATATCGAACGGGGGGCCTCGTGAGCGGCTTCGACGCCGCGCGGCTCGGCGCCGTCATGCAGGACCTCCTGGCCCTCGTCCGCCAGAGGCCGCGGGACCTCCTGCCGTTCGAGGACGTCCGCGACCGGCTGAAGCTCCGGCGCGTCGTCGACCGGGGGACCCGGGACGTCCCTCTCGGGCAGATCGTCGGGACGTTCGGCCGGCGCGGA from the Holophagales bacterium genome contains:
- a CDS encoding alpha-amylase, with product MRSLRLLLALPMALAALTCGHRSTAERDTVPVPARSQATAWNHAWAHGAVFYEVFVRSFQDSDGDGKGDINGLISRLDFLNDGKPETTTDLGVDALWLMPVFESPSYHGYDTTDYGRINPDYGTNADFLRLLDEAHRRGIRVIVDFVVNHSGSGHPWFVSAASSPESPTRDFYVWSPTDPGWKQPWGGNTGTWHRSGDAYYYGVFWGGMPDLNWRSPALREEVKKLASLWLERGVDGFRLDATRYLVETGGGPGQADTPETHAALKELSAHVRRVKPGALLVGENWADTKVIASYYGAPSVPGGDELPASFNFPLSDRILRAVAEGNSTLIAGKLDEVQKVYPKGVLDAPFLTNHDQVRLATQLGRNPGRLRNAAAILLTLPGAPFLYYGEEVGIENGPTGGDESKRTPMPWDATPGGGFTTGAPWFGFAPGREAANVASQSGDPASLFSHYRNLIRARKAAPALAKGELVLLSPVTGASSALAFLRQSPEETVLVVHNLSDGFVSAGPYAVEGTSFERVFADGAAGDPSGGPGAVRVNLLARGTGIWRVR
- a CDS encoding hydrogenase maturation protease codes for the protein MARIVIGVGNDLRGDDAAGWETVRRLAPSPSLVLHEHGGDAPGLIGLWGPDDDVVVVDAVVSSDPSGTIVETDAVAASLPAHLNWATTHGAGVAEGIELARALGLLPRSLVVVGISARQFELGAPMSAEVERAVQDVVRKLSE